GATTATTAGGATTAGGATGATTTTTGGCTGCAGATATTTGCTAGTGGACTTATGCATGTCAAATGCATGCAAAAGTCACTAGCTAACTTGGTTTATGCCTGAATATCTTATTCTTAATTAGCTCAGTCAGCACATCTGCAatatcccttttttttcttcttcaatgATCACGTttatgggaaaaaaatattgtacCTTATGCTACAAATCAAGAACTCAGGGCAGTGGTACCGGTAGAAATATAACAACGCGTAGCAAATACAggctatatgttttttttaagacaacAGGCTATATGTTAGCTACAAGTAAATGTCAAGAAGAGATAAGCGTAGAGAGGAGAAAAACGAGCTATAGATATAGTCAGCTGTGACACACGGATTTCAATATATCATGTATTTACGTGTGTATGCGAGGTGATCAAATATTGAtagtaaaatatatatttataaatttattatatgaCTAAGCTATTAGAGTGAATGTagataactactccctccatcctaaaatataagcatttttttttactctaacACGGTCTCTGAGATGCTATTttaaccaacaatatctataaaagtaagatgttttaaataaaaaaagttaaatattatgatagtttttctaatgataaatctactaatatcaattttacatgattgatttttttttatttttttgctgttaatagttaaaattaaaaacatttgaCTCGTCACTATGCTAagaatgtttatattttgggacggaggagtaTTAGATTTGTTCTTATTGCGGTAATTAACATCGTCGTTGACTTGACATGACCAAGAAAGTGATGGTGTAAGTGTAATCAGGAGAGGACACACACGTGGCTTTCAAACCGCTAAAACCCCAGTGGCACGTCACTAAAACCTCAACTTCAGCTCTGGCATTACAAGCTCACGGTCATCCCTTAGTCCACAAGTAAAACTGCCACTAAACAAAGCAAGAGGAATTAAGGAAACTTGTCACAATATCACTGCTCTTCTCAAACCCCTAGGTCTTCTCCACCCAGGAGCGATGTTTATCTGCTCAAGGTACCAAACATTTGCCCACATAACCCTTGTAATGTTGAGCTACAACCTATATTACCACTTCGGTTTTAGGTTAGAAAATCGTTTTAAAACAATAGGCGTTTTGGTCATGGTTCTTTTTTCTCCTTAGTCCGATAATATCATAACTATGTGTATTCTTACTTGATTTAGAGAATGATATTTCCCTCGAAATCTTTGTTTAAAACGCGTGATCAAACGATCCCCGTGTCACTTCATATTGCATAGTGCTCAACGAAATGGAGCCAATCATGCACCAAGATAATCTCAATGCTAAATCTTGCTCATATTTGTTCCCTCTCATTTGTCATTTTTGTCATGCATGTCTGCCTAATTCCATCATGGTTTTGTCACTGTTCCATTATTATTGCAATGGATTCtctgtatttttttctttttcttttcctctgtaGTTTAGGGTGTGGACCTAACAAAATTCATGGCTGCCTCCCAACGTCAAAGTCGTCTCTTCCGTTCTCCCTCCACTTCTCGGGATCCCTCCACCTCTCGTATTTCtactccacgccgccgccgatgctgccgcggcggcggtggtggtagcAGCAGTCTCCCGTCTCCGGCGATGTCAGTGATGCCTTCGATAAGgcggctcctcctcgccggcgcggcggtggcggtggtggtcgtTTCTTGCGCCGTCGTTTGTGCGGAGGCGTCGGTGCATGAGTACGCCGGCGAGAGGTTCGCCGGCGTCGGCAATGGCTTCGTGCTGCACGGCGGCAGCGAGGGTGTCTACGCGTCGGCCACGGCGGAGTCGTTCGTCCGGTACGGTGGCCGGAGCTGGTTGTGGGTGCCAAGTGTCATTGCTTCGTTGTTTGAATTGGTTCTTGGGATGTGACGCGCTCGCCATGGGGGGGTTTCTTGGTGCAGATTCGAGAAGGTGGCGTTCAGGAGGAcgccggaggcggcgtcggtggcggaggaggacggcaaCCGGACGGTCACGGTGGCGGCGGTCATCTTCGAGGCCGGCGACCGCGACGCCGTCGGGGCGGTGTccgacgtcgtcggcggcgagcgcgcgctgTGCTGCACGCCGGGcatggcgaggcgaggcgggtgCACGGAGGGGGCGGTCGTGTACCGCGCCCCCGCGTCGTCGAACGCCACCGGCCGCTGGCCCAAGGTGCTCGCCGCGTCGTTCCTCCCGGGCAGCCTCGTCGCGGCGTTCCCCGACGAGACCGTCGCCGTGGCGCGCACCGGGATGTACAGCCTCCACTTCGTCCACTGCGAcgcgtcgctcgccgccggGCAGGTGGTGGCCGCGGAGGGGAAGACCATCTGGAAGAACAGCCGCGGCTACCTCCCGGGGAGGATGGCGCCGCTCAAGCCGTTCTACGGCGCCATGTCGCTGGCgttcgccgcgctcgccgcgctctGGTTCGCCCGGTACGCGAGGTTCTGGCGCGAGGTGTCGCCGCTGCAGAACTTCGCGACGGCGGCCATCGCGCTGGGCATGGTGGAGGTCACCACCTGGTACCTCGACCTCGCCGAGTTCGACGCGTCGGGCGTCCGGCCGGCGGGGACGACGTTCTGGGCGGCGACGtcgggcgccgtgcgcgccgcGGCGTGCCGCGTGCTGGCGCTGCTCGTGGCCATGGGGTACGGCGTGACGAGGCCCGCACTGGGCTGCGGCAACGCCAGGGTGGCCGCCCTCGGCGCCGCGTtcctcgccgcggcggaggtGCTCGACGTCGGCGACAACGTCGGCATCGTCAGTGACCactcgccggcgaggaggctctTCTTCATTctccccgtcgccgccctcaACACGGTGTTCATCTACTGGATCTTCACCTCGCTGTCAAGAACTATCAGCAAGCTCAAGGTAGCATCATTTGAACTTCCCACTTTCAAAATTCTACCAAAATTCGAATAATTCTTCGAGAATCATCAATGAATTCTG
The window above is part of the Oryza sativa Japonica Group chromosome 7, ASM3414082v1 genome. Proteins encoded here:
- the LOC4343895 gene encoding transmembrane protein 87A precursor, which translates into the protein MSVMPSIRRLLLAGAAVAVVVVSCAVVCAEASVHEYAGERFAGVGNGFVLHGGSEGVYASATAESFVRFEKVAFRRTPEAASVAEEDGNRTVTVAAVIFEAGDRDAVGAVSDVVGGERALCCTPGMARRGGCTEGAVVYRAPASSNATGRWPKVLAASFLPGSLVAAFPDETVAVARTGMYSLHFVHCDASLAAGQVVAAEGKTIWKNSRGYLPGRMAPLKPFYGAMSLAFAALAALWFARYARFWREVSPLQNFATAAIALGMVEVTTWYLDLAEFDASGVRPAGTTFWAATSGAVRAAACRVLALLVAMGYGVTRPALGCGNARVAALGAAFLAAAEVLDVGDNVGIVSDHSPARRLFFILPVAALNTVFIYWIFTSLSRTISKLKARRMTAKLEMYRKFANSLTIAVALSLGWITFEVHFKTTDEHNERWRVAWVIPAVWELISFFLLCTICILWTPSQNSMRFAYSREECEDDTEHNDEDDDVEDTRPLIRAGPLSYVDNWACYVTQDAKIILRTDSGVYAKAGEEYKRV